CGCTGTTTGTCTAGGTAGTAAAGCAGGAAAACGTATGCACTCAGTGCAAGATAGGCGATTACCAGTTTGGGCAATATCGCAGCCGTTATGCTTAAAAACAGGCTGCTGATGCAGAGTGCAAACGTTAGCGACTTCATGGGCTTGAGCAGAATAGGCCGTCTGAAAGGGATGTTCAGACGGCCTAAACATTAATATTTCACTAAAACCGCACCCCAGGCAAAACCACCACCGATGCCTTCGAGCAAGAGGTTTTGTCCGCGTTTGATTTGGCCGTTTTTAATGCCGACATCCAGTGCCAGTGGAATCGAGGCGGCGGACGTGTTGCCGTGGTCTTGGACGGTCAAGATCACTTTGTCCATGCTCAAGCCCAAGTGTTTGGCGGTAGAGTCGATAATGCGCTTATTGGCTTGGTGCGGCACAATCCAATCGATTTGATCAGCGGTGTAACCGGCTTCTTCGATAACGTCATCTGCGATTTTGGACAGCATTTTGACGGCAAACTTGAATACGCCGGGGCCGTCCATGCTGATATAGGGCGAACCGCAAACCTGGCCGTTGGCGATTTGTCCTGGGACGTTCAAAAGGTTGAGGTAGTTGCCATCGGCTTTGAGTTTGCCGTGGATGATGCCCGGTTCGTCAGATGCGCTTAAGACAACCGCGCCCGCACCGTCACCAAAGAGGACGCAGGTGGTGCGGTCGTTCCAATCGACGATGCGGCTGAAGGTTTCCGCACCGATAACCAAAGCGTTTTTCGCCATGCCACTTTTGATGTAGGCATTGGCAGTGGTCAGGGCATACATAAAACCGGCGCATACAGCTTGTACGTCAAAGGCAGGGCAGCCGTTGGCAATGCCCAAT
This genomic interval from Neisseria flavescens contains the following:
- a CDS encoding beta-ketoacyl-ACP synthase III, whose product is MQYAKIFGTGSYLPANRVSNDDLAKKVDTSDEWITTRTGIKFRHIADDNEKTSDLAAESARRALADANLQADDIDLIIVATATPDMQFPSTATIVQQKLGIANGCPAFDVQAVCAGFMYALTTANAYIKSGMAKNALVIGAETFSRIVDWNDRTTCVLFGDGAGAVVLSASDEPGIIHGKLKADGNYLNLLNVPGQIANGQVCGSPYISMDGPGVFKFAVKMLSKIADDVIEEAGYTADQIDWIVPHQANKRIIDSTAKHLGLSMDKVILTVQDHGNTSAASIPLALDVGIKNGQIKRGQNLLLEGIGGGFAWGAVLVKY